The DNA region GGTTGGCCTGCTCTGTTGGGTGGAAAAATCCTTCGCTGTTTTCATGGTTAAATGCTCTATCAtatgtctttttctcttccccaagTTTCCCTGGAACCTGGGCTCCCTGAGACGCAGCGCTGGAGCAGATGGATAATGGAGACTGGGGCTATATGGTGAGAGGCTTTTGCAGATGCATTTTGAAGGCTGgcaaataatttttgtgtatcttttcctTCGTCTGTATTCTTAGGTATAACACATCTTATAAGAATGAAAATTGTAAATTAGTgcaacaccccctccccccttaaTTAGTTTGGAttattttgggggtgtttttGTTTAGTGTGGTGTTTTTATGTAGGCAAAGTCAGTATGAACTCTCCAGGTCACTTTTTATAATCACTTGAGAAAGCTCATCATCATGAGCTTAGTTTAAGGACCTTTTGGTCTTTAAAGTGTGTTGTTCTTAAAACTCTTCCTTTGTAGAGTAGTGACTATTAAAATAGTCAAGTAGGTAATGGTGTAGAGGATATTTTCTTGTGTTAGGGAAGTTAAAGGTGGAGAATGTGCCACTTCTCCTATCTGTACTTTCTTGATGTGCATGTCttccaatttttgttttcctttggtaaGAAATATTTCACTTGCCTGGTACCTGAAGtctctctgtctttatttttattttatttttttcttaaatataatttctaaaatggaagGTATGTATTATTTAGAAAAGCTGGTAAAGGTCAGATTGCAACGTTAATGTGCAAAAGTGAATATGCTATCAGGTTATAAAATTTGAAAGCTGCCTTTGAATATATGAGATTGTGTTGACTAAACTGTATTCTAATTTAGTATTTGGCACTGTTCTTTCCATGGCTAAATTATAAAGATTAGGACtgcacaaatttttatttttaaaataaatgttacaatttcttctttgagtgggaaaaacaaagtaaatatttaaagtaggTATCTTTATATTgtcaaatcatttttattatgtgttaaattgagttaaaataaagaaagtctcttttttttttaatcagaaaaaaatgagtatatttCAGTTTGGCCTTTCTCTTCCCATAGTCTGGTTTGACCTAAAAACTTCTCTGTAGATACTGGGCCTAAAATTAAATGGCTTTGGAAGTCATTTTTAGGGTAAGGCTTCATTACCGTCCATTTTTAGGGTAAGGCTTTAATGAATTAGATTTAGCCTTTtcctactgaaaaaaaatgttagatcCCTTTATCTGGGTAGGTTTATCATTAACAGTAAAGCTGTTTTGCCTTATAGGATTGGTAAGTACATTATAGCCTGAAGGAATCTTTTGCTTTGCTTGTTAccattaattttcttaatttgtcaaAGTTAAGATTTAAGAAATTTCAGATgactgatcattttttaaaaatttcagatgaCTGACCCAGTCACGTTAAATGTAGGTGGACACTTGTATACAACGTCTCTCACTACATTGACGCGTTACCCGGATTCTATGCTTGGAGCTATGTTTGGGGGGGACTTCCCCACAGCTCGGGACCCTCAAGGCAATTACTTCATTGACCGAGACGGACCTCTTTTCCGATATGTCCTCAATTTCTTAAGAACTTCAGAGTTGACCTTACCCCTGGATTTTAAGGAATTTGATCTGCTTCGGAAAGAAGCAGATTTTTATCAGATTGAGCCCCTGATTCAGTGTCTCAATGACCCTAAGCCTTTGTATCCTATGGATACTTTTGAAGAAGTTGTGGAGTTATCTAGTACTCGGAAGCTTTCTAAGTACTCCAATCCAGTAGCTGTCATCATAACTCAATTAACCATCACCACCAAGGTCCATTCCTTACTAGAAGGTATCTCAAACTATTTTACGAAGTGGAATAAGCACATGATGGACACCAGAGATTGCCAGGTTTCCTTTACTTTTGGACCCTGTGATTATCACCAGGAAGTTTCTCTCCGGGTCCATCTGATGGAATACATCACAAAACAAGGTTTCACGATCCGCAACACCCGAGTGCATCACATGAGTGAGCGGGCCAATGAGAACACAGTGGAGCACAACTGGACTTTCTGTCGGCTGGCCCGGAAGACCGATGACTGATCTCTAAGCCTGGGAGAAGTTCCTGGAAACTGACTCTCCAGGACATGgaagagactgattttttttttttttttttttttaatcacagtgtgggaatttttttttaatatttgtatttatttgaaggCATTGAGGACCAGAAGGAAGTTTTGTGCTTTAGCAGACTCCTCTACGTTTTGTTCCCTTTACCTTGAGTATGCATGTGCCTGTTCAGAGCCTCCAGATaccttttttataaaaagaagtatGAAAATCATTATGGTATATAATCTACTCTtaacagagcttttttttttattacagtgcTACAATGATTTCTGATTAAATGGTCCCTAACTTAACTAGAAGGCTAAAAATGCAGGCATGAAAGAATAAACAGAGTACTCATGATGCctttgagaaaaatcaaaacatcatGTAGGGTGACCTAGTTTCCAAACCAATAAGCAGTATTGTAATATTAAAGGAAAACTGTTCCAATCATTTAAAAGTACTTGTTAAGTACTGCTTTTTACAGTTATGACAACTGTTTCTTTCTATGCATATAAATCAAGCAACCAAATATCTGTAGCCATGGAAATGTCTGactagaaatatttatattggaTTCTGAATACAAAATGTCCCTGTGGTAGAACTCTTAATTCTATGCCTGGTGCAGTATAATTCCCAAGTGTACTGTctataccaggaaaaaaaaaaaaaaaaaaaaacctaataaaaaatgaaatatgaaaattaggTTTGTATTTGTTGATTATTGTTACTTAAGGGGGGAATATTATATTCCTTGTGTAAAGTACACATTATTTGGTTTATGTCCCAGTGTATATACTGCCTGTAGCACATTTGTATTTGACTCAAGAGGATTCTGTAGAACCTTAGGATGCAGTCTACAGAACCGTACTGTGTTACTGGAGCAGGAATGGATGGAATTAGTAGTTTTATCTAAAATAATGCATACTTGAACAGTGAGCATAATAGGTTGATAAATTTTCTCAAATAGGACTTAGGTTGAAGATTATAGATTTTTCTTCAGTAAGCCACCAATTGTCAGCACTGAATATGACCCTTATTCTAGCTTCGTACTGAGCACAGGGACAGATTGCCTCTTTAGCCACTTTATTCTCATAGCGTTATGGTGGcccacaaatatattttattattacagtTAAGTCCGTTTCTGAGGAGAAAAACTGCAGTGAGTGGAGACTCTGGAGCAGTTGGAGATAtgtatgtacttttatttatttcactgtagttttattttgaatagtTGATTTGATTGTCTTTCTTGGAGGTTACAGGAAGGATTAGTTTAGCTACAGTGTGACTTCCTAGTTTACCAGAACACCTTATAAGAGAAATCCTgtaatttctttcctgttttccttttttttttttttaattttttaaattattattttagagagagagggagagcgtgagcagaggagggaggcagagggggggagagagagagagagagaaatctcaagcaggaatgtggagcccaatgcggggcttgatcccacaaccacaggattgtgacctgagctgaaatcaagagtcagatgctcaactgactgagccacccaggcacccctttcctatTTTCTAGGGGAAGTATGGAGTTCTGAGGCTGTGTGCCCTCGAGTAGGGTCCTCCTTATGTCCTCTTTATGAGAACATTCTGAGATTCTGTCCCTAAGAGGATGAGAATACTTACCTATATCCATTTTTGCCCGTGTCtctctgaaaatttattttaagatttgaCAAATGACCAACATCCAGAAACCTATAATTACCCCTTTTTCACCATCTTCAACTAAACTGTCTTCAGTCTGATATCTCTTCATGTTATTGGCAGGTTGCTGTGGTTCCAGTAAATGTGCTAGGATGAGGTtatctttttagaaaattgtCTCATACTTCAAGCTGATTAGAGGTTACCTAAAAAAACATATTCAGCCACTTATGTGTTGTTGAGTTAGCTGAGGTAAATGCAAGACAATGATTTGAATTGAAAATAGATAtagaaatgggaataatattagtTGTTCCAGGatttcaaaagtttaaaacttACGAGGTTTCTTCCGTGACCATTTTACTGGGGAGAAGtttgtttttgataaaatttCTCAGATTTGTTAATTATTAACAactgaatgattatttttatgaataaattagAGAAAGTAGCCAGCTGAGATTTTTTGCAATTTTATGTGTCTGGTGGCATttaattttgattgttttatttacttgggcAACATGAAAAATGTAGTTTGATTATATTTGGGTAATTTGAGACAATTATATCTTcttttgggaaattaaaaattttttctaatgtttatttttgagagagacagagtgtgagtgggggaggggcagagagagagggagacacagaatcctaagcaggctccaggctcagctgtcagcacagcctgacatggggctcgaactcatgaactgtgagatcatgacctgagccaaagtcagaagcttaactgactgagccacccaggctcccctgaggaAAATTTAAGTTGTTTTCACTGTGAAAGAGTTGATTTTCAAAAACTGATATTTAGTTGTATTCTCAGGACTCTACATTTTATTTAGAGTATTAGGCACTTTCGGAGGATTGTGTGTGCACACATTGTGTATGTGCTTTTAAGCCTCAGATAAATGTGTGCTATAGACGTGATAACTAATAAGTTCATTGagtttttttaaagacctaaaacGCTGGTGTTTAACAAAATAGAAGCTACCAATGGATAGCgctactattttttatttcaaacatattCAGAAGTAAAGAGAATAGTGCAAACATTCATGTACCCATTGATCATCTTCAactatttgctcttttttcccctcccatgGATTATCTTAAAGTAAATCACAGATGTTTCATTCATTTCAGACTATGTCTCTAAAAGATAatgattctctttaaaaaaatacatactttattGGGCGCCTAGCTGGCTGAGACggcagactcttgatcttggggtcgtgatttcaagccctgtgttgggcgtagagcttacttgaaaaaatcaaaaagatatgaatgtatatatacttgaaaatatataaagtgtatatgaagtgtactttaaaatttaatgctATATATGCCATTAATGCTATATATGCCATTAAATAGTGCCGTTATCACATGGTGGTGCCTCTTGAATGCTGCTGATTATTTCACAGCTTGGCTCTCGAACTTTGTAATAGTGGTCTTAAATACTTCTCATAGGCAGGGTTCCCCTGTTTGTAGAAAAAAGTGCATTGTTAGGATATATCTGTCAGGATTAATGACTTTTACCTTCaaattaagtttttcatttcaaaaaagtATCATTACATAAgatgcttaattttaaaaattattttttaaacctattttgtgtgaacatatgggGAACATTTTTTCCAAAGGGCATCCTTCCTTTTCTCATGCAGATTTTAAATTGTATGCAGGTGGCCAATTAAGAAACAGCTTATCATTTGCTTTTGgaatttaatacaaataaaatgcttGACTTTTTGAGGTTCTTTGAAATTGAACATTTACCCACAAAGCAAGGGGCCAGAAGGCGGAGCCAGGTGGGCAAGGTACTCTCAGATCACATTATCGCCCATTGTCCTCTAATGTATGTCTTGATTCTTTCCTGCCCAGCTCTAGCTTCatcttttatattgtttatttacttttttgcttgTCTAGGCTAAAAACTTTAAGCTCCTCATTGAAGACGGTGTTTGTGACTTTTTTGGCTCCCCTGTAGCCTTAGTACCAAGAATAGTTTCTGTCATGTGGCatatgctcaacaaatatttgttgaatgactgaatgaatgaattggtaAGTATGTTTAATGCATCTAGCAATTACTTGGACACATTTTTACAATAGAATAATTGGGGGAAATAGGattcttgttttgaaaatatccCCAGTGATTCCTGCACTGTTTGTATCTATAGGGAATCACTTAAATACGAGTTCATGTACGGAGCAGGAACAACCTTTTGTAGCTCACTTTGGAGAACCTGGCTTGAAATAGCGTCCAGattagggggggaaaaaaaagccaaagaacaCACCATGGCTAGAGTGAACCATGAGAGAGCGCATCATTCTGTCTAGGGATAAAGCTCAACACTCAACCTGCCCCAGCTAGAAGAGAGACTGTCTTATGGTTCTAAGACATTTAACTTAGCATAGCACTTTTCTTTTGGTagaaaatatcagtgaaataTAGTCCTGTTTGTACTTTTGTGTCTCCAAGGCAGGTTCAACgtagttgttgttttaatgtatttgaaataCCTGCAGTGTGCCATTTTCTACTAGTGCAGATGAGGAAAAATGTCTCTTACTGCAGCTTCAAAATTATAGCAGATTAGAAAAATATACCTTAAAGTGCTATTTTGGTGGACTCTTGAGGAGCCAGTAacataagattttatatatatatatatatatatatatatatatatattagcagTCAACTGACTGTCATTTTAAATAACTGGAGACATTTCCCCAAGGTCATTTGTAATCTCACATTCCTAAATTGCTGTGCATGGAAGAGCCATGTTGCTGTACCTGTCACCTTTGTAGCAAGGTGATGTAAGCCAAGATGGTCAGAGTCTGCAGCAATGTGTGTGCAGCAGGTTCCTTCATCTTACTGTGTGGGTCATAAAACTATGTTCATTTATTCCATAATTGCAAAGTGTCTACTCTGAGCTAGATCCTGGAGTTAGGGAGAGGAAGAGTCCATTCTGTTCACAGTCCAGTAGCAGGAggtagggaaaagagaaaagtgaatggGATGAAGTGCATAATGTTTTATCTGTTGGTGCTGTGGGCCAGTCATGCCCCTCATTTACTTAAGCCTGCCCTCATATAGTATCCagattaaatgcttttaaaataaaggttagaaaggaagtaaaacaaataagaacGCTCCCTATGTTCTTTAGTGAAGATGAGGAATCAGAAGAAGTGGCATATTTCCTTGTGTTGCTAGTTAAGCAGGTTTGAGCTAGATACGTCAGCATTTGCTGACAAGTGTTACAGCAGTCAGTTTTTCTCCGGAGCACCAAAGAGCATACACTTATCCTTAGACCACAGGAGCTAATCTGGAGTAGGAGGACTGCTGTCATTTTATGACAGGatttaaatattagaaagtaGGGAGATGTAATTATTAGAAAAAGTAACACAGCACAAGTAGATTAACTGTATTAAGAAGTAAATGTATCATACGTTCTTtaggtaagttctttatattgtTGAGTTAAAAGGATGCCTTTTTGGAGACAGGGAATGACCAAAATGGATTGATTGGCCTTCTATCTGACAAGCCTCTTGGAGGTAACCAGTTCTGTTATAACTTTAGATAATTGTGTTAAATTAAGCCATGAGGTATGACAGGATGCAAAATGCAAAGAGCAAGTCTAACACCATGCTAAGTGTGAATGAAAGCCTGAGAGTTGCCAATTTTATAAGGTGTTAAGTAAGACACCTTTTCTGAAATTTGACCTAAGGGGTAAAAAAGTAAGCCTCACTATCTGAAAACATATTTGCACCATAGAGCTTAAAATAATCTGTTGTGTACCTATAGACTATTGTTTTGATCATCTGTATCAAATCTATTAAGTATTAGTTACTGAATTCTGAATATAGGGTTGATTTCTTTACTCTGCTTATTGTAGTCATTGACATTCATAACCTTTCCCAGTGAGGCTTACAGCAGAGAGTCTGGGACGCAGGCCCCAGACTGTTAGGATTTTATGAGTCCTCCCCTTCTGTTAATGACCTAGAGTTCTGGTATTCTCTCTTAGACAGCTGGGGATCTTCTTGCCATAACCCTTGTAATTGTTTATATGGCTTTCCTGGGCTGCTGATGGCAGTACAGCAGCCTTCTTTGTTCCTGGGATTGTGTTCCTCAGAATGGATAGGAAGGAGGCATCTCTAGCAGACAGATGTGAGAGTGATCTCCCCACCCCAAGTTTCCTATCACCCATTTTTATCACCACAAAACAGAGTTAAAGGCTGAAAATAAGACGGCTAAATCACTgcaatgatttttcttatttttgtgacTTAAAAGCTAGTTTGCCACTATGTGTATATGCTCTTGAGTATGTCAAGCCACGATTTAGATCTTGGGCCTTCCTCCTAATTCCCTTTACCAAATTCTGAGCAATGCATTTTGCTGATTGCAGTCCAGACTCAGAGTTCCTGCCAGACCACATCCCTACTCCTGGTTTCTTTTATGTATTCTCTTTTAAACATGTGCTATGCCAAGCAATTTCCAACCTAATGGGAatcaattaaaatgagaaaacatggaAGTGTATTCACTGCTTGTTCTCCGCTCTCTTACATAATTTATAATGTGTTCTACTCAACTACCTGAGTATTGGTCGGTGACCTCTGAGCCCATTCGAATAGACGTTCATAGACATTGCCATCGTAACAGCCAAGTGCTGAGTTTAAGCTCTGATCCGTGAAGTCAAAAGCATCAGTTAACAAGATGGCATCCTTCCTGTGAGAGAAAACAAGAGTTTGTGAGTATTTTAGATTGCTCTTATGAATCTAATTAATCAGGGATGGTGAATAACAACACCTAATTAGAGGTTGCATCATTATTCACTTTTGAACAActcagctttaattttttaaacgttttaatTTTTGATCAGTTATATATACCATAGTATAAAGAGTCTAGTAGTCTTCAAGGCTTGTTAGTTAAAATCAGTATATCCCTGTCCCACCTCTACTTCCTCCACCCTGCAATCAGTCTTGGTCTTTTAGCGGCTATTTTTGGTATTTACTTGAATATCTCTAAATGTCTTGTTTGGATTGCTACTTCTTGATTGTTCAGTTTTAGATATTGTCTGTTGAGTCTGCATTACAAAAGATGTTTTTAGTCCCCTCCCTTCACCCCTATCTCATCCCCGctctctcctgcttcttcccCTTGGCCTTCCCGCTCCCAATATATAGTTTAAATACTGGTCAGACTTGCATTTGGTACTTACATGGTTATGACTATATGTCTGCATATTATTGTGACTTTATGTATCCTGCTCACAGTTGAGCTGTGTCCCCACCATGTCTCCTATTAAGAGGGATCTACTTCCTGGCCTGCTATTTCTCTCTCCAACACACATCATCCTTAGTGATTTCATTGTCTACCTGAATGTTCCTCTAAAACGTGGCTTCTCAGTTCATGGATCTTCTCCTTTGACCTTGTTCTACAGCCCCGCCTTGTGATTCTCCACCAGGATCCCACCCCAAGACTTGACGGCAACATCTGTACTTTCTCCGCGATGCAGATGGCATTCCTTTCACCATCCCTGCTCTTTTAGCTTACTCCCTCTAGTCTTTTGACTCTGAtaaccctttttttaattttctgggttttttaaaggttttattatttatttatttattcattcatttatttatttatttatttatttttgagagagagagagagagtgagagtgagcaggggaggggcagaggagagggcgAGAAGATCCCACGCAACTCtacactcagcttggagccccatttggggcttgatctcaccactgtgggatgatgacctgagccgaattcaagagtcagatgcttaactgacttaactgactgagtcttCCAGGcaacccccttttttttcttttttcaagcaacaaaatgtgct from Panthera leo isolate Ple1 chromosome A2, P.leo_Ple1_pat1.1, whole genome shotgun sequence includes:
- the KCTD6 gene encoding BTB/POZ domain-containing protein KCTD6 → MDNGDWGYMMTDPVTLNVGGHLYTTSLTTLTRYPDSMLGAMFGGDFPTARDPQGNYFIDRDGPLFRYVLNFLRTSELTLPLDFKEFDLLRKEADFYQIEPLIQCLNDPKPLYPMDTFEEVVELSSTRKLSKYSNPVAVIITQLTITTKVHSLLEGISNYFTKWNKHMMDTRDCQVSFTFGPCDYHQEVSLRVHLMEYITKQGFTIRNTRVHHMSERANENTVEHNWTFCRLARKTDD